In the Clostridium sporogenes genome, one interval contains:
- a CDS encoding PqqD family peptide modification chaperone has protein sequence MDSKDDKYNFLKQIPYRVNYNWVEKEGQVILTFKVNDPVKKFLGWLVKRAPKCDVKFDKMSSEVWILMDGENSILDIAKVMSDKHGDKLEDSIYRLVTYIRYVSKRGWITFKK, from the coding sequence ATGGATTCAAAAGATGATAAATATAATTTTCTAAAGCAGATACCATATAGAGTTAATTATAATTGGGTAGAAAAAGAAGGTCAGGTCATATTAACTTTTAAAGTCAATGATCCTGTTAAAAAATTTTTAGGTTGGCTTGTTAAGAGAGCACCTAAATGTGATGTTAAATTTGATAAAATGTCTTCAGAAGTGTGGATTTTAATGGATGGAGAAAACTCTATATTAGATATTGCAAAGGTAATGTCAGATAAGCATGGGGATAAATTAGAAGACTCTATATATAGACTTGTAACTTATATAAGATATGTATCTAAAAGAGGATGGATTACCTTTAAAAAATAA
- a CDS encoding hemerythrin domain-containing protein: protein MNSIELMVNEHKNIKRMLVVIRKYCFKVLKNEHIDYEDFYKIIDFVRSYADKHHHKKEEDYLFNRMIDEIKGPTEKLVKHGMLVEHDLGRLYMQNLEKALKSLEDGKEEAKIDIIANAVSYTDLLYRHIEKEDDVVYKFAERNLSKETLRKLNEDCKRVEKEAKEKGIQDKYINLICELEEKVR from the coding sequence ATGAATTCAATTGAACTTATGGTAAATGAACATAAGAATATAAAGCGTATGTTAGTTGTTATAAGAAAGTATTGTTTTAAAGTACTAAAAAATGAACATATAGATTATGAAGATTTTTATAAAATAATTGATTTTGTAAGGAGCTATGCAGATAAACATCATCATAAAAAAGAAGAAGATTATTTATTTAATAGAATGATTGATGAAATTAAAGGCCCTACAGAAAAGTTAGTAAAACACGGTATGTTGGTAGAACATGATCTTGGAAGATTATATATGCAAAATTTAGAAAAGGCTCTTAAATCTTTAGAAGATGGAAAAGAAGAGGCGAAGATAGATATAATAGCTAATGCTGTATCCTATACAGATTTGTTGTATAGGCATATTGAAAAAGAGGATGATGTAGTTTATAAATTTGCAGAAAGAAATTTATCTAAAGAAACTTTAAGAAAATTAAATGAGGATTGTAAGAGAGTTGAAAAGGAAGCTAAAGAAAAAGGTATACAAGATAAATATATAAATTTAATTTGTGAACTTGAAGAAAAAGTTAGATAA
- a CDS encoding ATP-binding protein: MNIAVLSGKGGTGKTTVSTNLALALKSNYIDCDVEEPNGFLFLKPKVDTEKNVMVEYPIIDDNKCINCGVCANVCQFNALAKVKDDIMLFQKLCHGCGACKIVCKYNAITYDKREIGKIESGFSHDINCSRGILNISEPMAVPVIKELLKNLSSKSNLIDCPPGTSCNVVNALKYANGAILVTEPSEFGLHDLKMAVELVKMYDMPFGIVINKDDGEDNIIKKYCKEEEINLIGTIPYAKKTAVLYSKGEILYDDSYHKAVFDDLSEKAKEVLNWI; this comes from the coding sequence GTGAATATAGCAGTACTTAGTGGAAAAGGAGGAACAGGTAAAACTACAGTATCTACAAATCTTGCCCTTGCATTAAAGTCTAACTATATAGACTGTGATGTGGAGGAACCAAATGGTTTTTTGTTTTTAAAACCTAAAGTAGATACAGAAAAAAATGTTATGGTAGAGTATCCAATTATAGATGATAATAAATGTATTAATTGTGGTGTTTGTGCTAATGTTTGTCAATTTAATGCATTAGCAAAGGTTAAAGATGATATTATGCTCTTTCAAAAGTTATGTCATGGTTGTGGAGCCTGTAAAATTGTATGCAAATATAATGCTATAACTTATGATAAAAGGGAGATAGGCAAAATTGAAAGCGGATTTAGCCATGATATAAATTGCAGTAGAGGAATTTTAAATATAAGTGAACCTATGGCAGTACCTGTTATTAAAGAATTACTTAAAAATTTATCCAGTAAGAGTAATTTAATTGATTGTCCTCCTGGAACTTCCTGTAATGTAGTAAATGCTCTAAAGTATGCCAATGGAGCAATACTTGTTACAGAACCTTCAGAATTTGGACTTCATGATTTAAAAATGGCTGTAGAGCTTGTAAAAATGTATGATATGCCTTTTGGGATAGTTATAAACAAAGATGATGGAGAAGATAACATAATAAAAAAATATTGCAAGGAAGAAGAAATAAATTTGATAGGTACTATACCCTATGCTAAAAAAACTGCAGTTCTTTATTCTAAAGGAGAAATACTTTATGATGACTCATATCACAAAGCGGTATTTGATGATCTTTCTGAGAAAGCCAAGGAGGTGCTAAATTGGATTTAG
- a CDS encoding sigma 54-interacting transcriptional regulator, with amino-acid sequence MKNYLKFIHNSWEKFIKTGNMDSKVREEIAESWIRCKNYGVDYMNGKGSNINKVPIEFKFKENAELISVARPIMKGIYNIVEGSDFAIVLSDKDGYIIEVIGDKDRMKRVDELNFVKGALWTEEAVGTNAIGTALYLDKPIQTIGAEHFCINQHSWTCSACPIHDEYGNLMGCLNMSGNCYNAHSHTLAIVIASAQAIEKQLALTISYNLINITFDSISEGMIILDKNLNIKRINNRAEKILHIKDKYILGINIKNVLKNISFEEILKDGYINIESDFYIKDNRVKCILNAVPIKVNEKITGIVITFKEATSVHKLVNKVIGYKASYTFDNILTANDKMIEMIEIAKKAAKSQCNILIEGESGTGKEVVAQSIHNYSIRSEGPFVAVNCASIPRELVESELFGYERGAFTGASKEGHPGKFELADGGTIFLDELGELPLDIQSKLLRVLDNNKIIRVGGSYERQLNVRVVGATNRNLKDEMKKKNFREDLYYRLGVINIKMLPLRYRKEDIETLANSFIKNLNSKNLQQNKRVKRSYIDKLKDYDWPGNVRELRNVVERDYYLSDTDTVLSYYIEENVFEEINNENYKDINVIPMERLEKKNIENAIEKCHGNLAKAAKLLNIGRSTLYRKIKKYGIK; translated from the coding sequence TTGAAAAATTACTTAAAATTTATACATAACTCTTGGGAAAAATTTATTAAGACTGGAAATATGGATAGTAAGGTAAGAGAGGAAATAGCAGAGTCTTGGATAAGATGTAAAAATTATGGCGTAGATTATATGAATGGAAAGGGAAGTAACATAAATAAGGTTCCAATAGAATTTAAATTTAAGGAAAACGCAGAACTTATTTCTGTAGCAAGACCTATAATGAAAGGTATATATAATATTGTTGAAGGATCTGATTTTGCTATAGTTTTATCAGATAAAGATGGGTATATAATTGAAGTTATTGGAGATAAAGATAGAATGAAAAGAGTTGATGAATTAAACTTTGTAAAGGGCGCTCTTTGGACTGAAGAAGCTGTTGGAACAAATGCCATAGGTACAGCTCTTTATCTGGATAAACCTATACAAACTATTGGAGCAGAACATTTTTGTATAAATCAACATTCATGGACTTGTTCAGCTTGCCCTATACATGATGAATATGGAAACCTAATGGGCTGTTTAAATATGTCTGGCAATTGCTATAATGCTCACTCTCATACATTAGCTATTGTAATAGCGTCTGCACAAGCTATAGAAAAACAACTAGCTTTAACTATTTCTTATAATCTTATAAATATAACTTTTGATTCTATTTCTGAGGGTATGATTATTTTAGATAAAAATTTAAATATAAAAAGAATTAATAATAGAGCAGAAAAAATTTTACATATAAAAGATAAATATATTTTAGGTATAAATATTAAAAATGTGCTAAAAAATATTAGTTTTGAAGAAATATTGAAAGATGGTTATATCAATATAGAAAGCGACTTTTACATAAAGGATAATAGAGTTAAATGTATTCTAAATGCAGTACCAATAAAGGTTAATGAAAAGATTACAGGTATTGTTATAACTTTTAAAGAGGCAACTTCCGTTCATAAATTAGTTAACAAAGTGATAGGATATAAAGCTTCTTATACTTTTGATAACATATTAACTGCAAATGATAAAATGATTGAGATGATTGAGATAGCTAAGAAAGCTGCTAAAAGTCAGTGTAATATACTTATCGAAGGAGAAAGTGGCACAGGAAAAGAAGTAGTTGCACAATCTATACATAATTATAGTATTAGATCAGAAGGTCCTTTTGTAGCTGTAAATTGTGCATCTATTCCTAGAGAGCTTGTTGAAAGTGAACTTTTTGGATATGAAAGAGGAGCTTTTACGGGAGCTTCAAAAGAGGGGCACCCAGGAAAATTTGAGTTAGCAGATGGAGGAACAATATTTTTAGATGAACTAGGAGAACTTCCTTTAGATATACAATCAAAATTATTAAGAGTGTTAGATAATAATAAGATTATAAGAGTGGGAGGAAGTTACGAAAGGCAGCTAAATGTAAGAGTTGTAGGAGCTACAAATAGAAATTTAAAAGATGAGATGAAAAAGAAAAATTTTAGAGAGGATCTCTATTACAGATTAGGCGTAATAAATATAAAAATGTTGCCATTAAGATATAGGAAAGAAGACATAGAAACTTTAGCCAATAGTTTTATAAAAAATCTTAATTCAAAAAATTTACAGCAAAACAAAAGAGTAAAAAGATCATATATAGATAAATTAAAGGATTATGATTGGCCTGGTAATGTGAGAGAACTTAGAAATGTGGTAGAAAGAGATTATTATTTAAGTGATACAGATACTGTGTTATCTTATTATATTGAAGAAAATGTATTTGAGGAAATAAACAATGAAAATTATAAAGATATAAATGTTATTCCTATGGAAAGATTGGAAAAGAAAAATATTGAAAATGCTATAGAAAAATGCCATGGTAATTTAGCTAAGGCTGCAAAATTATTGAATATTGGTCGATCTACATTATATAGAAAAATAAAAAAGTATGGTATAAAATAA
- the cooS gene encoding anaerobic carbon-monoxide dehydrogenase catalytic subunit produces the protein MNKIYNSFMDFIKLSVMGESILEKAEGRVSYHDSVEEMLKRIREDGMSNVFDRWIEQEKIRCKFCLQGLSCQLCSQGPCRINEKGPQKKGVCGIGPDAMAMRNFLLKNIMGAGTYSHHAYEAFRTLKSTAEGKTPFTIKDVNKLKWMCEKLGIDTNKDTNQMAIELADLLEEQQKIDVEDKNLMVEAFAPKKRKELWRKLNIYPAGTVHEEQNCVASCLTNVDGNYKSLAAKALRLGVATIYNSQIGLEMVQDILFGTPMPHEVNVDLGIMDPEYVNIVFNGHQPWGGVATIQKAKMAEVQQKAKAAGAKGLRVVGSIETGQELLQRFEVDDVFVGLMGNWLAIEPLLATGTVDVMAMEENCSPPAIDHYAEKYAATLVSISTIIDIPGLQHKIPYYPEKVDAMADSLIDLAIENFKNRKDKVKPMVPKITQKAIAGFSTEAVLGALGNKLDPLVDVIAAGKIKGVVALANCSTLRNGPQDWNTVNLTKELISKDILVVSGGCGNHALEVAGLCTLEAANTIAGEGLKEVCNLLNIPPVLSFGTCTDTGRISMLVTALADHMNLDVSDLPIAVTAPEWMEQKATIDGIFAVAYGAYTHLSPVPFMTGAPELVKLLTEDVEGITGGKVALGDDPIEVANNIEAHIVGKRNKLGLS, from the coding sequence ATGAATAAAATCTATAATAGCTTTATGGATTTTATAAAGCTAAGTGTTATGGGTGAAAGTATATTAGAAAAAGCTGAAGGGCGTGTAAGTTATCATGATTCAGTAGAGGAAATGTTAAAGCGTATAAGAGAAGATGGAATGTCTAATGTATTTGACAGATGGATAGAACAAGAAAAAATTCGTTGTAAGTTTTGTCTTCAAGGCTTAAGCTGTCAACTTTGTTCTCAAGGACCTTGTAGAATAAACGAAAAGGGACCACAAAAAAAAGGTGTATGTGGTATTGGACCAGATGCTATGGCAATGAGAAATTTCTTACTCAAAAATATAATGGGTGCAGGTACATATAGCCATCATGCCTATGAAGCCTTTCGTACATTAAAATCTACAGCAGAAGGAAAAACTCCTTTTACTATTAAAGATGTAAATAAATTAAAATGGATGTGTGAAAAATTAGGTATTGACACAAATAAAGATACAAATCAAATGGCTATAGAATTGGCAGATTTACTAGAAGAACAACAGAAAATTGATGTAGAGGATAAAAACCTTATGGTAGAAGCCTTTGCACCCAAAAAGAGAAAAGAACTTTGGAGAAAATTAAATATTTATCCTGCTGGAACTGTGCATGAAGAGCAAAACTGTGTAGCTAGTTGTCTAACTAATGTAGATGGTAACTACAAGTCTTTAGCAGCGAAGGCTCTACGTTTAGGTGTAGCTACTATATATAATTCTCAGATTGGACTTGAAATGGTTCAGGATATTTTATTTGGGACACCTATGCCCCATGAAGTAAATGTAGATTTAGGCATTATGGATCCAGAGTATGTAAATATAGTATTTAATGGACATCAACCCTGGGGCGGGGTTGCTACAATACAAAAGGCAAAAATGGCTGAAGTTCAACAAAAGGCTAAGGCAGCCGGTGCAAAGGGACTTAGAGTAGTAGGTTCTATTGAAACAGGTCAGGAACTACTTCAAAGATTTGAAGTAGATGATGTTTTTGTAGGTTTAATGGGTAACTGGTTAGCTATAGAGCCTCTTTTAGCTACAGGTACAGTGGACGTTATGGCTATGGAAGAAAACTGTTCACCACCAGCTATAGACCATTATGCTGAAAAATATGCAGCAACTTTAGTAAGTATAAGTACTATTATAGATATACCAGGACTACAACATAAAATTCCTTATTATCCTGAAAAAGTAGATGCCATGGCAGATAGTCTAATAGATTTGGCCATAGAAAACTTTAAAAATCGTAAAGATAAGGTTAAACCTATGGTGCCTAAAATTACTCAAAAGGCCATTGCTGGTTTCTCTACAGAGGCAGTTTTAGGAGCTCTTGGCAATAAACTTGATCCTTTAGTAGATGTAATTGCTGCAGGAAAAATTAAAGGAGTAGTTGCTCTTGCCAATTGTTCAACTCTAAGAAATGGACCACAGGATTGGAACACAGTAAATCTTACAAAAGAACTAATTAGTAAAGATATATTAGTAGTGTCTGGAGGCTGTGGAAATCATGCCTTAGAGGTAGCAGGTCTTTGTACTTTAGAAGCTGCTAATACTATAGCTGGAGAAGGATTAAAAGAGGTTTGCAATCTTTTAAATATTCCTCCAGTGTTAAGCTTTGGAACTTGCACAGATACAGGAAGAATATCAATGCTTGTAACTGCTCTTGCAGACCATATGAATTTAGATGTATCTGATCTTCCAATAGCTGTTACTGCTCCAGAGTGGATGGAGCAAAAGGCAACTATTGATGGAATATTTGCAGTAGCCTATGGTGCATATACTCATTTATCACCAGTGCCATTTATGACTGGAGCACCCGAACTTGTAAAATTATTAACAGAAGACGTAGAAGGTATAACTGGAGGAAAGGTTGCCCTTGGAGATGATCCAATAGAGGTGGCAAATAATATAGAAGCACATATTGTAGGTAAGAGAAATAAACTAGGTTTAAGCTAA
- the motA gene encoding flagellar motor stator protein MotA has translation MDIFLIMGVIIGLLAVIVGMMVKGANIVVLLNPAAAIIILIGTMAAVMNSFPKNEFIKIPKILGVLFKEKGKEDQASIIIQIVELSKTSRKDGLLSLEKVVENMQNKFMKKGLSMVVDGTEAGYIREVLEMEIESIEERHRLGASIFTTAGGAAPTLGVLGAVVGLIGALGNLNDVEKLGHMIAGAFVATLYGIFFGYVVCHPFASRLKRKSHEEVSSMYIIVEGVLAIQEGVNPQKIQEKLIGMLEPSERIKIEGQNIRG, from the coding sequence ATGGATATTTTTTTAATTATGGGTGTAATAATAGGGCTTCTAGCTGTAATTGTAGGTATGATGGTGAAAGGTGCCAATATTGTAGTGTTATTAAATCCTGCTGCTGCAATTATAATACTTATAGGAACTATGGCTGCAGTAATGAATTCTTTCCCTAAAAATGAATTCATTAAAATTCCTAAAATTTTAGGTGTACTTTTTAAAGAAAAAGGAAAAGAAGATCAAGCTTCTATAATAATTCAGATTGTTGAATTATCAAAAACATCTAGAAAAGATGGATTGCTATCACTTGAAAAGGTAGTAGAAAATATGCAAAACAAATTTATGAAAAAAGGATTAAGCATGGTAGTCGATGGCACAGAGGCTGGGTATATAAGAGAAGTTTTAGAAATGGAAATTGAAAGTATAGAAGAAAGGCATCGTCTTGGTGCTTCAATCTTTACAACTGCAGGTGGTGCTGCACCAACACTTGGAGTTTTAGGAGCGGTTGTTGGTTTGATTGGAGCTCTTGGAAATTTAAATGATGTTGAAAAACTTGGACATATGATAGCTGGAGCATTTGTTGCAACTCTTTATGGTATTTTTTTCGGATATGTAGTATGCCATCCCTTTGCATCTAGACTTAAAAGAAAATCTCATGAAGAAGTAAGTTCTATGTATATTATAGTTGAAGGTGTTTTAGCTATTCAAGAAGGGGTGAATCCTCAGAAAATACAGGAAAAACTTATAGGTATGCTTGAACCAAGTGAAAGAATAAAAATAGAGGGACAAAATATTAGAGGATAG
- a CDS encoding NifB/NifX family molybdenum-iron cluster-binding protein, protein MKIAISSTGRTMENSLDIRFGRCEYFQIHDTKSKEVKILENEGQNASGGAGIVASNQLVDEKVDVIITGSLGPNAFEIIEKEGVKAYKCESISITSVIEKYNKGELEQISMSGPSHNGM, encoded by the coding sequence ATGAAAATAGCAATTTCATCAACAGGAAGAACTATGGAAAATTCACTTGATATTAGGTTTGGAAGGTGTGAATACTTTCAAATTCATGATACTAAAAGTAAAGAAGTTAAAATATTAGAAAATGAAGGTCAAAATGCAAGTGGTGGAGCAGGTATTGTTGCATCTAATCAATTAGTAGATGAAAAAGTAGATGTTATTATTACAGGAAGTCTTGGACCTAATGCTTTTGAAATTATTGAAAAAGAAGGTGTTAAAGCTTATAAGTGTGAATCTATATCTATAACTTCAGTTATTGAGAAATATAATAAGGGTGAGCTTGAACAAATAAGTATGTCTGGTCCTTCACATAATGGAATGTAA
- a CDS encoding NifB/NifX family molybdenum-iron cluster-binding protein: protein MKIAVASDGKYVSGHFGHCEGFTIYEVEEGKYLNKTFTPNPGHKPGYLPVFLKELNVNIIIAGGIGETAQDLFKGNNIEVLVGAQGFSDDIAQKYIQGELKSTGSVCREHEHEGHCNE, encoded by the coding sequence ATGAAAATAGCAGTTGCAAGTGATGGAAAATATGTAAGTGGACATTTTGGACATTGTGAAGGATTTACAATTTATGAGGTGGAAGAAGGAAAATATTTAAATAAGACTTTTACTCCAAATCCTGGACATAAGCCTGGATATCTTCCAGTATTTTTAAAAGAATTAAATGTAAATATTATTATTGCAGGTGGAATTGGAGAAACCGCACAGGATCTATTCAAGGGAAATAATATTGAAGTATTAGTTGGTGCTCAAGGATTTAGCGATGATATAGCTCAAAAATACATACAAGGTGAACTAAAATCAACAGGTAGTGTATGTAGGGAGCATGAACATGAAGGACACTGTAACGAATAA
- a CDS encoding ATP-binding protein — MDLVVLSGKGGTGKTTIATALSELYNDVIRVDCDVDASNFYMFYKGKDIGKNDFIGGKKANIDEDICIKCGKCKSICKFHAIENFKIDPFLCEGCGACTLICQPNAIKLEDEKTAEIFITELDKGLISRAEMEVGSDGSGKLVTDLRKKAKKLNKDDKLTIIDGSPGIGCAVIASITGADAVLIVTEPTASGLEDLKRVVDLCKHFDVFTMVCVNKYDINKEMTVDIESFINEKGIKLVGEIPYDNTVMKSINELNPITYYKESIAKEAIEHMWKNIRETI, encoded by the coding sequence TTGGATTTAGTGGTTTTAAGTGGAAAAGGTGGGACAGGTAAAACTACAATAGCAACAGCACTATCAGAGCTTTATAATGATGTAATAAGAGTAGATTGTGATGTGGATGCTTCTAATTTTTATATGTTTTACAAAGGAAAAGATATTGGAAAAAATGATTTTATAGGTGGAAAAAAAGCTAATATAGATGAGGATATATGTATCAAATGTGGTAAATGCAAGTCCATTTGTAAATTTCATGCTATAGAAAATTTTAAAATAGATCCTTTCCTTTGTGAGGGCTGCGGTGCTTGTACATTAATATGTCAACCCAATGCTATAAAGTTAGAAGATGAAAAAACTGCAGAAATCTTTATTACAGAATTAGATAAAGGATTAATTTCTAGAGCAGAAATGGAAGTAGGCAGTGATGGATCAGGAAAATTAGTAACTGATCTAAGAAAAAAGGCTAAAAAATTAAATAAAGATGATAAATTAACAATAATAGATGGTTCTCCTGGCATCGGATGTGCTGTTATAGCTTCTATAACAGGAGCTGATGCAGTACTTATTGTTACAGAACCTACTGCATCGGGACTTGAAGATTTAAAACGAGTAGTAGATTTATGTAAACATTTTGATGTTTTTACTATGGTTTGTGTAAACAAATATGATATAAATAAAGAAATGACAGTAGATATAGAAAGTTTTATTAATGAAAAAGGTATAAAATTAGTAGGTGAAATCCCATATGATAATACTGTTATGAAATCTATAAATGAGCTAAACCCTATAACTTATTATAAAGAAAGTATAGCTAAAGAAGCTATTGAACATATGTGGAAAAACATTAGAGAAACAATATAA
- a CDS encoding flagellar motor protein MotB, with amino-acid sequence MKKKEHHEEHVDETWLIPYSDMLTLLLALFIVMFAMSKVDTEKLQKASQEFNIIFKAGSNVLQEGGTGSVTSGQAAVTIVPSDSAVEDNKMKEIKLKLEKEIEKHGYSDKVKVGIDDDGLDIDIQDVVLFNSGDADVLKQSSQLLTQISKMLKGLDNNIKVTGHTDNQPISNSKFRSNWDLSAIRAINVMNYLSSVGGIPANKLSIEAYGEYMPKYDNSTEAGRAKNRRVEISIVRKYLSPAAVKEVNKDNSKK; translated from the coding sequence ATGAAGAAGAAAGAACATCATGAAGAACATGTTGATGAAACATGGCTTATTCCTTATTCAGATATGTTAACCCTTCTTTTAGCACTCTTTATTGTTATGTTTGCAATGAGTAAGGTGGACACTGAAAAATTGCAGAAAGCTAGTCAAGAATTTAATATTATTTTTAAGGCTGGGAGCAATGTATTACAAGAAGGTGGCACTGGAAGTGTTACGTCAGGACAAGCAGCTGTTACAATTGTGCCCAGTGATAGTGCAGTTGAGGATAATAAGATGAAGGAAATTAAGTTAAAGTTAGAGAAAGAAATTGAGAAACATGGATATTCTGATAAAGTCAAAGTTGGAATTGATGATGATGGGTTAGATATCGATATACAAGATGTTGTACTTTTTAATTCTGGCGATGCAGATGTATTGAAACAATCCTCACAATTATTAACACAAATTTCCAAAATGCTTAAAGGATTAGATAACAATATAAAGGTTACAGGACATACGGATAATCAACCTATTAGTAATTCGAAATTTCGTTCAAATTGGGATTTAAGTGCAATACGCGCTATAAATGTAATGAATTATTTAAGTAGTGTAGGAGGAATTCCTGCAAATAAGTTATCAATTGAAGCATATGGAGAGTATATGCCTAAATATGATAATTCTACAGAAGCTGGTAGAGCAAAAAATAGAAGAGTAGAAATTTCTATAGTTCGGAAGTATCTATCACCAGCAGCTGTAAAAGAAGTTAATAAAGATAACAGCAAAAAGTAA
- a CDS encoding 2,3-butanediol dehydrogenase, protein MKAALWYEKKDVRVEEIEEPKVVKGAVKIKVKWCGICGSDLHEYLGGPIFIPVGQPHALSGTTAPVVLGHEFSGEIVELGEDVTKFNIGDRVIVEPIVACGKCPACMEGKYNLCSSLGFHGLCGSGGGLAEYTVFPEEFVHKIPDGMSYEDAALVEPMAVALHSVRIANFNTGDTALVLGAGPIGLATIECLKAAGARFVVVLQRKSIRQEYAKRAGADVVLDPNEVNIPEEIKKLTDGLGVDAAFETTGAKIGFDTGIESLKFEGTMVITSIWENDVNFNPNVLVFTEKKIVGTLAYRHEFEATIALMKDGRIKTDGYITKKIALDDIVKEGFGALTGPEKKKHVKILVTPDESLL, encoded by the coding sequence ATGAAAGCAGCATTATGGTATGAAAAAAAAGATGTAAGAGTGGAAGAAATTGAGGAACCAAAGGTAGTAAAGGGAGCCGTAAAAATCAAAGTGAAATGGTGTGGAATATGTGGATCAGATTTACATGAATATTTAGGTGGTCCTATATTTATTCCAGTAGGACAACCTCATGCTTTAAGTGGAACAACAGCACCAGTAGTTTTAGGACATGAATTTTCAGGGGAAATAGTAGAATTAGGAGAAGATGTAACAAAATTTAATATAGGAGATAGAGTAATTGTTGAACCTATAGTAGCCTGTGGAAAATGCCCAGCTTGTATGGAAGGAAAGTATAACCTTTGTTCATCTTTAGGCTTCCATGGTCTTTGTGGAAGTGGTGGTGGATTGGCAGAATATACTGTATTTCCAGAGGAATTTGTTCATAAGATTCCAGATGGAATGTCCTATGAAGATGCAGCACTAGTAGAACCAATGGCAGTAGCACTTCATTCAGTAAGAATAGCTAATTTTAATACAGGAGATACAGCTCTAGTATTAGGTGCAGGACCAATAGGGCTTGCTACAATAGAATGCTTAAAGGCAGCTGGAGCAAGATTTGTAGTAGTTTTACAAAGAAAATCTATAAGACAAGAATATGCAAAAAGAGCAGGAGCAGATGTAGTTTTAGATCCTAATGAAGTGAATATACCAGAAGAAATCAAAAAGCTTACAGATGGATTAGGTGTAGATGCAGCTTTTGAAACTACAGGAGCAAAGATAGGCTTTGATACTGGTATTGAAAGCTTAAAATTTGAAGGTACAATGGTTATAACTAGTATATGGGAGAATGATGTAAACTTTAATCCCAATGTACTGGTATTCACTGAAAAGAAAATTGTGGGAACTTTAGCATATAGACACGAATTTGAAGCAACTATAGCATTAATGAAAGATGGAAGAATAAAAACAGATGGATATATTACAAAGAAAATAGCTTTAGATGATATAGTAAAAGAAGGTTTTGGAGCTTTAACTGGACCTGAAAAGAAAAAGCATGTAAAAATTCTTGTAACTCCAGATGAATCACTTTTATAA